Proteins co-encoded in one Bacteroidota bacterium genomic window:
- a CDS encoding two-component regulator propeller domain-containing protein, which translates to MDLASPAGIQASRPAAPTGTSDSMIHPVTPDKLLSLDKYLIRYEDIPLPNFGLINDIIRDDRGFLWVATTRGLFKYDGYQVKEYPNGYEPIRNRDNITKILRMDDGSPLLSTGKGLWRFDLKTELFDSFLPEAEFSEVRVRSIVNDSNGTIWIGTESHGLFGYNQRTKAVRRYTTGKGLSDDRITALLADRSGTLWIGTLGGGLNCLDPATSTIVSYRAAGREDRRLLSDHVTSLCEAENRDIWIGTDNGLNVLEPASRQIRRVSLPSPIRHTIWSMARDPAGSLWIAASDLGLLNYRGEVLTRFPASGELARSLSKIRALYFDPVATGKANLLLWIGTRSGVTKLLVSSNPFANHLRNQDSLQLDRGAVLSFCRDRTGILWLGLWGGGLEGLRRVDGRYRRISHFEHDSGDPLSLPSNDIGSLAEDRNGNLWIGTSRGLGMLDHRRKQMIIDRHVEGDSTSLSGDEINEIHEDRNGAVWFCTKGGLSRLLPGGMHRFENFLDDPGDARQTGGNTVSGIVEDRLSNSWVATYGRGLNKIDSSGKITRYLCPADSPGVGENRIDQIAEDPDGLLWLSTRAGLVSFDPRSGVYGRFPIEDLRDGHIFGISIDRDGDLWLSTAIGLGRFSPKSREFERFDEQNGLQFKEFFSAFYRDDAGRLLAGGSDGFMEFSPADVPDHPPAPVIVITSVSVFDSALPASVLNSSEVRLSHDQNFFSFTFAALDYSNPRRNRFAYKMEGIDEKWVDAGTRNFTSYANLDPGGYIFRVKGCNSSNVWNEAGASISIMITPPYWRTWWFRILVAALFGCALYTAYRYRLGRLLAVERLRLRIADDLHDDVGSNLSAIAMVSRVLQRTPDLTEATKLKLAEIYDTAVTTSEGMRDIVWFIKPGNDTLEDLFLRLKEIASTLLADIDYELHAPAGGSSVRTTLEFKRNFFLAFKEILTNVVKHASATRVEIRVEQRDRVLEVVVWDNGRGFSPLSPADPAWKPAGNGLGNLRSRALTIGGNFEISSERGKGTTAKLWGKL; encoded by the coding sequence TTGGATCTCGCCTCACCCGCGGGCATCCAGGCTTCCCGGCCGGCGGCCCCAACCGGCACATCCGACAGCATGATCCACCCCGTTACTCCAGATAAACTGCTCTCCCTCGATAAGTACCTGATCAGGTATGAAGACATACCGCTCCCGAACTTCGGACTCATCAATGATATCATCCGTGACGATCGCGGTTTTCTCTGGGTTGCAACAACCCGGGGCCTGTTCAAATACGACGGGTATCAGGTCAAAGAATATCCGAACGGCTACGAACCGATTCGCAATAGAGATAATATCACAAAGATTCTTCGAATGGACGACGGATCACCGCTGCTCTCCACCGGAAAGGGGCTCTGGAGGTTCGATCTCAAGACGGAACTGTTTGACTCCTTTCTCCCCGAGGCGGAATTCTCGGAGGTCAGAGTTCGTTCGATTGTGAACGACTCAAACGGCACGATCTGGATAGGAACAGAGTCTCACGGGCTGTTTGGGTACAATCAAAGAACAAAAGCGGTGCGGCGATACACCACAGGGAAGGGACTGAGCGACGATCGCATCACCGCGCTCCTGGCCGATCGATCGGGAACCCTCTGGATCGGAACCCTCGGCGGCGGTCTCAACTGTCTTGATCCTGCAACCTCAACGATTGTCTCCTATCGTGCCGCAGGGCGGGAGGATCGCCGGTTGCTTTCGGATCACGTGACCTCTCTGTGCGAAGCCGAAAATCGCGACATATGGATCGGCACCGATAATGGCTTGAATGTTCTCGAACCGGCGAGCCGTCAGATCCGGCGGGTAAGCCTCCCTTCGCCGATCCGGCATACAATCTGGTCGATGGCGCGCGATCCGGCGGGCAGTTTGTGGATTGCCGCATCAGACCTGGGGTTGCTCAACTATCGCGGCGAAGTCCTCACTCGCTTTCCCGCCTCGGGTGAGCTGGCCCGCTCGCTGAGTAAAATCAGAGCGTTGTACTTCGATCCGGTCGCCACAGGCAAGGCGAATCTTCTTCTCTGGATCGGAACGCGCAGCGGCGTCACCAAGCTCCTCGTCTCATCGAACCCGTTCGCCAACCATTTGCGCAATCAAGACTCGCTCCAACTTGACCGGGGGGCCGTCCTCTCGTTTTGCCGGGACCGGACGGGAATTCTCTGGTTGGGGTTGTGGGGCGGGGGGTTGGAGGGTCTCCGGCGGGTTGACGGGAGGTACCGCCGTATCAGCCACTTTGAACACGATTCGGGCGATCCGCTCTCTCTTCCCAGCAACGACATAGGATCTCTCGCCGAGGACCGGAACGGAAATCTCTGGATCGGGACTTCCCGGGGACTCGGAATGCTCGATCATCGCCGGAAACAGATGATCATCGACCGGCATGTCGAGGGGGATTCGACCAGTCTTTCGGGGGATGAAATAAACGAAATTCATGAGGACCGGAACGGCGCCGTCTGGTTCTGTACGAAAGGGGGGCTCTCGCGGTTGCTCCCAGGCGGGATGCACCGGTTCGAAAATTTTCTGGATGATCCCGGCGACGCGCGTCAAACAGGAGGGAACACAGTTTCCGGGATCGTTGAAGATCGCCTCTCGAATAGTTGGGTGGCAACGTACGGGAGGGGGTTGAACAAGATTGATTCCAGCGGAAAAATTACGCGATATCTGTGTCCCGCCGACTCTCCGGGCGTCGGAGAGAATCGCATCGACCAAATCGCCGAAGATCCGGACGGTTTGCTTTGGCTCAGCACGCGGGCCGGTCTCGTCTCCTTCGACCCCCGGAGCGGAGTGTACGGGCGATTCCCGATTGAAGACCTTCGGGACGGGCACATCTTCGGAATCTCGATCGACCGCGACGGCGACCTGTGGTTATCCACGGCCATCGGGCTCGGGAGATTCAGTCCGAAAAGCAGGGAGTTCGAGAGGTTTGACGAGCAGAACGGGCTGCAATTCAAGGAATTCTTTTCAGCGTTCTATCGCGACGATGCCGGGCGCCTTCTCGCGGGCGGCTCGGACGGATTCATGGAGTTTTCGCCCGCGGATGTTCCCGATCACCCGCCTGCTCCGGTGATCGTGATTACAAGTGTTTCGGTGTTCGACAGCGCGCTCCCCGCTTCTGTCCTGAACTCAAGCGAAGTGCGGCTCTCGCATGACCAGAATTTTTTTTCCTTTACCTTTGCAGCGCTTGATTATTCCAACCCCCGGCGCAACAGGTTTGCCTATAAGATGGAGGGGATTGACGAAAAGTGGGTCGATGCGGGCACCCGCAACTTTACGAGCTATGCCAATCTGGATCCCGGGGGCTACATTTTCCGCGTCAAAGGGTGCAATAGCAGCAACGTCTGGAACGAGGCGGGCGCCTCCATCTCGATTATGATCACGCCGCCGTACTGGCGGACGTGGTGGTTTCGCATCCTGGTTGCGGCCCTTTTCGGATGCGCGCTCTATACCGCCTACCGGTACAGGCTCGGGAGACTCCTTGCGGTCGAACGTCTCAGGCTCCGCATTGCCGACGACCTGCACGACGATGTGGGGAGCAACCTGAGCGCGATTGCAATGGTGAGCAGGGTGTTGCAGCGGACGCCGGATTTGACAGAAGCGACAAAACTCAAACTTGCCGAGATTTATGATACCGCGGTGACGACCTCCGAGGGAATGAGGGATATCGTATGGTTTATCAAGCCGGGAAACGACACGCTTGAAGATCTGTTCCTGCGATTGAAAGAGATCGCCTCAACGTTGCTTGCGGATATCGATTACGAGCTTCATGCGCCCGCGGGGGGAAGCTCAGTCCGGACCACTCTCGAATTCAAGAGAAACTTCTTTCTCGCATTCAAGGAGATTCTCACCAACGTTGTCAAACACGCGTCTGCCACGAGAGTCGAGATCCGTGTCGAGCAACGGGACCGGGTGCTGGAAGTTGTCGTTTGGGATAACGGGCGGGGGTTCAGTCCGCTTTCGCCAGCTGACCCCGCATGGAAACCGGCGGGCAACGGCCTCGGCAACCTGAGGAGCCGGGCGTTGACGATCGGGGGAAACTTCGAGATCAGCTCGGAGCGCGGGAAAGGGACGACGGCGAAGTTGTGGGGAAAGTTATGA
- a CDS encoding response regulator transcription factor encodes MTDISFPRTGHETSVWLVEDNERFRANIKDLIDETEGLTCEFSAPSCEDALTQLQTEAAPDILLMDIGLPGMDGIEGIVRVKLLAPSIQVIMLTAFDDSDKIFRAICAGASGYLLKSVRPDEIIRSLTDILKGGAPMSGQIARKVLEMFTEMGAPRGNYEITRMEREILQRLVEGCPNKEIAKDLGISFHTVDTHLRNIYTELQVHSRSAAVAKALKERLL; translated from the coding sequence ATGACTGACATTTCTTTCCCGCGGACCGGCCATGAAACATCCGTCTGGTTGGTGGAAGACAACGAGCGGTTCCGGGCCAACATCAAAGATCTCATCGACGAGACCGAAGGCCTGACCTGTGAGTTTTCCGCTCCGTCGTGTGAAGACGCGCTGACGCAATTGCAAACCGAGGCTGCGCCGGATATCCTCCTGATGGATATCGGGCTGCCGGGAATGGACGGCATCGAAGGGATCGTAAGAGTAAAGCTTCTCGCCCCTTCGATTCAGGTCATTATGCTGACGGCCTTCGACGACAGCGATAAAATATTCCGGGCGATATGTGCAGGCGCTTCGGGATATCTTCTCAAAAGCGTCCGGCCTGACGAGATCATCCGGTCTCTGACGGATATCCTCAAAGGCGGCGCTCCCATGAGCGGACAGATCGCACGGAAAGTCCTGGAAATGTTTACGGAAATGGGGGCACCGAGAGGAAACTACGAAATCACAAGGATGGAGAGGGAAATCCTTCAACGCCTCGTGGAGGGATGTCCGAACAAGGAGATCGCCAAGGACCTCGGAATCAGCTTCCACACAGTCGATACCCACCTCAGAAATATCTACACGGAGCTCCAGGTTCACAGCCGCAGCGCGGCGGTTGCAAAGGCTCTGAAGGAGAGATTGCTTTAA
- a CDS encoding amidohydrolase family protein, whose translation MFSCIKPGRAGVFSFVLATAICLFGSTGSGQVKPAVGIHQNTPSVHAFTNARIVTAPGKVIEKGTLVIRDGTIVAVGASVAVPADARVWDLSGMTIYPGFIDSYSDVGVPKKPTPGQDQPPPPKPPDARGPKHWNEFVLSSQNADEMFMPDSKAAEKLRGMGFTTVLVLPQKGIFRGSSAVFDLGEGTPNDLLVKPRVAQHVTFENSNGDAYPNSLIGTIALIRQTFLDAQWYRSAMQASAKYPSEPRPEFVAELAALEGAISGGQPVMFESTDEQSLLRAARIAKEFSLKAWVRGSGYEYRRIDAVKATGLPIVLPVNFPDAPAVQSPEEALNASLEDLRYWDEAPENPKKLYDAGITFALTTATLKDASTFPANLRKAIERGLSRDAALAALTTVPAKLYGIDQKAGTLAPGKLANFVVADSDIFNEKTKILETWVDGKRYEAKPKPEVDLRGEWTLELAGAPVNDLTLNLKGDAGALQGTLKRNGREVKPTNVSLANLLLELSFNGDSVGMDRVIRMSGTVSGERMIGSGELADGKRFSWSAHRSAAFKPEPDTSKAKPVSPSMFTAVYPPVAFGRAKAPAQPSHLMVRDATVWTCGPQGTLEHTDVLMSGGKIVNVGKHLAAPKDAVIVDGNGKHITPGLIDCHSHTAVSGSVNEAGSAITAEVRIGDAIDANDISIYRELAGGLTVAHVLHGSANPIGGQCQPIKLRWGLLPEEMKFEGAPPTIKFALGENVKQSNWGDKYTTRYPQTRQGVEQTIRDEFRAALDYERTWKDFESGKFKIPPRHDLRLETMVEILKGKRIVHCHSYRQDEIEMLMRLAEDFGFRIGTFQHVLEGYKVADQIAAHGAGGSTFSDWWAYKIEVYDAIPYNGALMHDAGVTVSFNSDSDELARRLNTEAAKAVKYGGLSQEEALKFVTINPAKQLRVDKRVGSLETGKDADFVVWSGNPLSTYSICEQTWIDGRRYFDREEDRTMNDEVTRERAALTQKALQSKKGGSMDSKPTASMEDKEPYSCHEEESGKELR comes from the coding sequence ATGTTCAGTTGCATCAAGCCAGGCAGGGCCGGCGTTTTCTCGTTCGTACTCGCGACGGCAATTTGTCTCTTCGGATCCACCGGTTCCGGCCAGGTAAAACCGGCGGTCGGCATCCATCAAAATACACCCAGCGTCCACGCCTTTACGAACGCGAGAATCGTCACCGCCCCCGGCAAAGTGATCGAGAAAGGAACGCTCGTCATTCGCGACGGAACGATCGTCGCGGTCGGCGCCTCGGTCGCGGTTCCGGCGGACGCCCGCGTCTGGGACCTCTCGGGCATGACCATCTACCCCGGATTCATCGACAGCTACTCGGATGTCGGGGTTCCGAAGAAACCCACCCCGGGCCAGGACCAGCCGCCTCCCCCAAAACCGCCGGACGCACGCGGGCCGAAACACTGGAATGAATTCGTTCTCTCCTCGCAGAATGCGGACGAGATGTTCATGCCCGATTCAAAGGCGGCGGAAAAGTTGCGGGGCATGGGATTCACCACCGTGCTCGTGCTTCCCCAGAAAGGAATCTTCCGCGGATCGAGCGCAGTCTTCGACCTTGGCGAGGGAACACCCAACGACCTTCTTGTCAAGCCCCGCGTCGCCCAGCATGTGACATTCGAGAACTCGAACGGCGACGCCTATCCCAATTCCCTGATCGGAACCATCGCCCTGATCCGCCAAACGTTCCTCGACGCGCAATGGTACCGGAGCGCGATGCAGGCTTCGGCAAAGTATCCGTCGGAGCCTCGTCCTGAATTCGTTGCGGAGCTCGCCGCCCTTGAGGGCGCGATCAGCGGGGGGCAGCCCGTCATGTTCGAATCGACCGACGAGCAGAGCCTGCTGCGGGCGGCCAGAATCGCGAAGGAGTTCAGTCTAAAGGCCTGGGTGCGCGGCAGCGGCTACGAGTACCGGCGGATCGATGCGGTCAAGGCGACGGGGCTTCCGATCGTCCTGCCGGTGAATTTTCCCGACGCCCCCGCGGTCCAATCGCCCGAAGAGGCGCTCAACGCGAGCCTTGAAGATCTTCGTTACTGGGACGAAGCGCCCGAGAATCCAAAAAAACTCTACGACGCAGGGATCACGTTCGCTCTTACCACCGCCACGCTGAAAGACGCCTCGACGTTCCCGGCCAATCTGCGCAAGGCGATCGAGCGGGGCCTCTCCCGGGATGCGGCCCTTGCGGCGCTGACAACGGTCCCCGCGAAGTTGTACGGGATCGACCAGAAGGCCGGAACGCTTGCCCCCGGAAAGCTGGCAAATTTCGTCGTCGCAGACAGCGATATCTTCAATGAAAAAACAAAGATCCTCGAAACCTGGGTGGACGGAAAGCGCTACGAGGCCAAGCCGAAGCCCGAGGTCGATCTGCGCGGCGAATGGACTCTCGAACTTGCCGGAGCGCCCGTGAATGACCTTACGTTGAACCTGAAAGGGGACGCCGGCGCCTTGCAGGGGACGTTGAAACGGAACGGGAGGGAAGTGAAACCGACGAACGTTTCGCTGGCGAACCTTCTCCTGGAACTTTCATTTAACGGCGATTCGGTCGGAATGGACCGGGTCATCCGGATGTCGGGAACGGTGAGCGGAGAGCGGATGATAGGAAGCGGCGAACTTGCAGACGGGAAGCGTTTCAGCTGGAGCGCACACCGCTCGGCGGCCTTCAAGCCGGAGCCCGATACGTCGAAAGCCAAGCCGGTCTCCCCCTCGATGTTCACCGCAGTCTATCCTCCGGTGGCATTCGGTCGGGCAAAAGCGCCCGCACAGCCCTCTCATCTGATGGTCCGCGACGCGACCGTCTGGACGTGCGGCCCGCAGGGGACTCTTGAGCACACCGACGTGTTGATGTCGGGCGGAAAGATCGTCAACGTGGGAAAGCACCTCGCGGCGCCCAAGGACGCGGTGATCGTGGACGGAAACGGGAAGCATATCACACCGGGTTTGATCGACTGCCATTCGCACACCGCGGTCTCGGGAAGCGTCAACGAAGCGGGCTCCGCGATTACGGCAGAGGTGCGGATCGGAGACGCCATCGACGCAAACGACATCTCCATCTACCGTGAACTCGCGGGCGGATTAACGGTCGCGCACGTGCTCCATGGCTCCGCGAACCCGATCGGCGGCCAGTGCCAGCCCATCAAACTGCGCTGGGGCTTGTTGCCCGAGGAGATGAAGTTTGAAGGGGCTCCGCCCACCATCAAGTTTGCCCTGGGAGAGAATGTGAAGCAAAGCAACTGGGGCGACAAATATACCACCCGCTATCCCCAGACGAGGCAGGGCGTGGAGCAGACCATCCGGGACGAATTCCGGGCGGCGCTCGATTACGAGCGGACATGGAAGGATTTCGAGAGCGGCAAATTCAAGATCCCTCCCCGGCACGACCTGCGACTCGAGACGATGGTGGAGATCCTGAAAGGGAAGCGCATCGTGCATTGCCATTCCTACCGGCAGGATGAAATCGAGATGCTGATGCGCCTCGCAGAGGATTTCGGGTTCAGGATCGGGACATTCCAGCACGTTCTCGAGGGATACAAGGTCGCGGACCAGATTGCGGCGCACGGCGCGGGGGGATCGACGTTCAGCGACTGGTGGGCGTACAAGATCGAGGTGTATGACGCCATCCCCTATAACGGGGCCCTGATGCACGACGCCGGAGTGACGGTGTCGTTCAATTCCGACAGCGACGAGCTCGCCCGAAGGCTCAACACAGAGGCGGCCAAAGCGGTGAAGTACGGGGGGCTCTCCCAGGAGGAGGCGCTGAAATTTGTCACGATCAATCCGGCGAAACAGCTTCGCGTCGACAAACGGGTCGGATCGCTTGAGACGGGGAAAGACGCCGACTTCGTCGTCTGGAGCGGGAACCCTCTCTCCACCTACTCAATCTGCGAACAGACGTGGATCGACGGGCGGAGATATTTCGACCGGGAGGAGGACCGGACGATGAACGACGAAGTGACCCGCGAGCGCGCCGCCCTAACCCAGAAAGCGCTCCAGTCGAAAAAGGGAGGCTCGATGGATTCGAAGCCGACCGCATCGATGGAAGACAAAGAGCCCTACTCGTGCCATGAAGAAGAGTCGGGAAAGGAGCTACGCTAA
- a CDS encoding amidohydrolase family protein translates to MKTILIALCLSVIVCVLPARASETPAKKQDHPIALVGGTIHTVSGSVIENGTLLFDKGKLTAIGANVDPGAGAEKIDIRGKHVYPGLIDARSAIGLVEIDAVRASRDVNESGSVNPNIRAEVAVNPESEIIPVTRANGVTVALTMPDGGAISGSAAAIELDGWTWEEMTLKAPVGMVVNWPSMRINHAWWEQRSEEDQKKARDKNLNELRGAFLDARAYLKAKQSETQANIPFHKTDLRWEAMAPVLNRAVPVLMNAEEIEQIEAAVAWAGQENVKLILVGGYDSWRIANVLKEKDVAVIVNPIHRTPWRSWEAYDEAFTLPKKLSEAGVRFCIAGDGGGSNERNVPYHAATAASYGLPREEALKAVTLYPAQILGIADRVGSLEVGKDATLIVTDGDPLEIMTHVEMEFIRGKNISLNSKHTHLYEKYKEKYRRTGAK, encoded by the coding sequence ATGAAAACGATATTAATTGCCCTTTGCCTGTCCGTCATCGTGTGCGTCTTGCCTGCGCGCGCATCCGAAACTCCCGCGAAGAAACAGGATCACCCCATCGCGCTTGTCGGGGGAACGATTCATACGGTCAGCGGTTCGGTCATCGAAAACGGGACCCTCCTCTTCGATAAGGGAAAGTTGACCGCGATCGGGGCGAACGTCGACCCCGGAGCGGGAGCCGAAAAAATCGACATCCGCGGGAAACACGTCTACCCCGGGCTCATCGACGCCCGGTCCGCAATCGGGCTGGTCGAGATCGACGCGGTGCGGGCTTCCCGCGATGTCAATGAAAGCGGAAGCGTGAACCCGAACATTCGCGCCGAAGTGGCGGTGAATCCCGAGAGTGAAATCATCCCGGTGACGCGCGCCAACGGCGTGACGGTTGCCCTGACGATGCCCGACGGGGGTGCGATCAGCGGATCGGCGGCTGCGATCGAGCTCGACGGTTGGACATGGGAGGAGATGACTCTCAAGGCGCCCGTCGGAATGGTCGTGAACTGGCCCTCCATGCGGATCAACCATGCCTGGTGGGAGCAGCGTTCGGAGGAGGATCAGAAGAAGGCGCGCGACAAGAATCTGAATGAATTGCGCGGGGCCTTCCTCGATGCGAGGGCCTATCTGAAGGCGAAACAATCCGAGACGCAGGCGAATATTCCGTTCCATAAGACCGACCTGCGATGGGAAGCCATGGCGCCGGTTCTGAACCGGGCGGTTCCGGTCCTTATGAACGCCGAGGAGATCGAACAAATCGAGGCTGCCGTGGCCTGGGCGGGGCAGGAGAACGTCAAGCTCATCCTCGTGGGAGGATATGATTCATGGCGGATCGCCAACGTGCTCAAGGAGAAGGATGTCGCCGTCATCGTCAATCCGATACACCGGACGCCCTGGCGGAGCTGGGAGGCGTACGATGAGGCGTTTACGCTTCCCAAGAAACTGTCGGAAGCCGGCGTGCGCTTTTGCATAGCGGGGGACGGCGGAGGTTCGAACGAGCGCAACGTGCCGTACCACGCCGCCACCGCCGCATCATACGGATTGCCGAGGGAGGAAGCGCTCAAAGCCGTCACCCTCTATCCCGCGCAGATCCTTGGGATCGCGGACCGCGTCGGATCCCTCGAGGTCGGAAAGGACGCCACGCTCATCGTGACCGACGGCGATCCGCTGGAAATCATGACTCACGTGGAGATGGAATTCATCCGTGGAAAGAACATCAGCCTCAACAGCAAGCACACCCACCTGTACGAAAAGTACAAGGAGAAATACAGGCGGACGGGCGCGAAGTGA
- a CDS encoding heavy metal translocating P-type ATPase, with product MTTIFQVEALCCADEEHLIRKKLDQTPGIESFSFNLISRTLTVRHSCTVESIVGALLDIGFSARSDQGLDEPQTFWERRNHLLFTLTACLFLAAGIIAGFAGAPQPVLIPLFLCSIAAGGWRIAVKGFKAGKNLALDMNFLMTIATAGALVIGKWEEGAAVIVLFSLSQLLERYTMERSRKAIRSLLNLSPAMATVRRRTAEVTVRVEEVGVGERIVIKPGERIPLDGVVESGESAVNQAPITGESLPVLKRTGHEIFAGSLNERGMLEVRVTRLFRDTTLSRIVRMVEEAQTERAPVQNVTDRFARIYTPVIISAAVAVAVLLPLLFHQPFGVWFYRSLVLLVIACPCALVISTPVTIVSGLSNAARKGVLIKGGRHLEEIGRVRAIAFDKTGTLTEGAPRVTDVVPLDSLTRNQIIQLTAAVEARSEHHLAAAILKRADEEELSIDNIAYQQFESLTGKGVRATIDGVAYVVGNHALIEEKKICSPRVEALLRQLEGDGKTAIILGTETEALGIIAIADAVRSGSAGITRELHAEGIQKVIMLTGDNEGTARVIAQRTGIDEYYAGMLPDEKVERIRALKKEYGSVAMVGDGINDAPALAASSVGIAMGGSGTDVALETADIVLMSDDLSRLVSTIQLSRRTLSVIRQNILISLLTKIVFMVLAVAGVATLWMAVLADDGATLLVILNGLRVLGFRGGKAST from the coding sequence TTGACGACCATATTCCAGGTTGAGGCTCTTTGCTGTGCGGATGAAGAACACCTGATCCGGAAGAAACTCGACCAGACCCCGGGGATCGAGAGTTTCAGCTTCAACCTGATCTCCAGGACGCTGACCGTGCGGCATTCCTGCACGGTCGAATCGATCGTCGGGGCGCTCCTTGATATCGGATTCAGCGCAAGATCGGATCAGGGCCTCGACGAGCCGCAGACGTTCTGGGAGCGCCGCAACCACCTTCTCTTTACCCTTACCGCCTGTCTGTTTCTCGCCGCGGGGATCATCGCCGGCTTCGCCGGCGCTCCGCAGCCCGTTCTGATACCCCTCTTTCTCTGTTCGATCGCCGCCGGGGGCTGGCGGATCGCCGTGAAGGGGTTCAAAGCCGGGAAGAACCTGGCTCTCGACATGAACTTCCTCATGACGATCGCGACAGCCGGCGCACTTGTCATCGGAAAGTGGGAGGAGGGGGCGGCGGTCATCGTTCTCTTTTCGCTTTCGCAGTTGCTTGAGCGTTACACGATGGAGCGCTCGCGCAAGGCGATACGGTCATTGCTGAATCTCTCCCCGGCGATGGCCACGGTCAGGCGCCGGACGGCGGAGGTGACGGTAAGAGTCGAGGAAGTCGGTGTCGGCGAGCGGATCGTCATCAAACCGGGAGAGCGCATCCCGCTCGACGGCGTGGTCGAATCGGGCGAGTCGGCGGTGAACCAGGCGCCGATCACCGGAGAGTCGCTCCCGGTCCTGAAACGGACGGGTCATGAGATTTTTGCCGGAAGTCTCAACGAGCGCGGCATGCTCGAGGTGCGAGTAACGAGGTTATTTCGCGACACGACGTTATCGCGGATCGTCCGGATGGTGGAGGAGGCCCAGACGGAGCGCGCTCCGGTGCAGAACGTCACCGACCGGTTCGCCCGGATCTACACTCCCGTGATCATCTCCGCGGCCGTTGCGGTTGCAGTCCTTCTCCCCCTGCTGTTCCATCAACCCTTCGGCGTCTGGTTTTACCGGTCGCTCGTCCTGCTCGTCATTGCCTGCCCGTGCGCGCTCGTGATCTCGACACCGGTTACGATCGTGAGCGGCCTCTCCAACGCCGCGAGGAAGGGAGTCCTCATCAAGGGTGGCCGCCACCTCGAAGAAATCGGCCGGGTTCGCGCGATCGCATTCGATAAAACAGGAACGTTGACGGAGGGCGCGCCGCGGGTGACGGACGTGGTCCCGCTCGATTCGCTGACCAGAAACCAGATCATTCAGCTTACCGCCGCGGTCGAGGCGAGATCCGAACACCATCTCGCGGCCGCAATCCTGAAACGGGCCGACGAGGAAGAGCTGTCGATCGACAACATTGCCTACCAACAGTTTGAATCCCTCACCGGAAAAGGGGTCCGCGCGACGATCGACGGGGTGGCCTACGTCGTCGGGAACCACGCGCTGATCGAAGAGAAGAAGATCTGCTCGCCCAGGGTGGAAGCGCTCCTCCGGCAGCTGGAGGGAGACGGCAAGACGGCGATCATCCTCGGCACCGAAACCGAGGCCCTCGGGATTATTGCGATCGCCGACGCGGTTCGATCCGGAAGCGCCGGGATCACCCGGGAGTTGCACGCGGAGGGGATTCAGAAAGTCATCATGCTGACCGGGGACAACGAAGGGACCGCCAGGGTGATTGCGCAGAGGACGGGTATCGACGAGTATTACGCGGGAATGCTTCCCGATGAAAAAGTGGAGAGGATCCGCGCCCTGAAGAAGGAATACGGGAGCGTTGCGATGGTCGGAGACGGAATCAACGACGCGCCGGCTCTTGCGGCGTCATCGGTGGGGATTGCGATGGGGGGGTCCGGCACGGACGTCGCGCTTGAAACCGCCGATATCGTGTTGATGTCGGACGACCTTTCCAGGCTGGTCTCCACAATTCAGCTGAGCAGGAGGACTCTCTCCGTGATCAGGCAGAATATCCTGATCTCTCTCCTGACGAAGATCGTCTTCATGGTCCTTGCCGTTGCGGGGGTTGCGACGCTCTGGATGGCGGTACTGGCTGACGACGGAGCAACGCTCCTCGTTATACTGAACGGACTGCGAGTGCTGGGATTTCGGGGCGGAAAAGCGTCAACGTGA
- a CDS encoding response regulator yields the protein MKKKTVLIVEDSPGFSELMKFVVEDEGFKGVLFPLEENFLQWVDKEKPSAIIMDLALNRLSGFDLIRELKDHSKHKSVPVIVITGRDLDVKDIATLKMHGIPYLRKGRVDMHEIHQTIRNVVLNTDS from the coding sequence ATGAAGAAGAAAACAGTCCTTATCGTCGAAGATAGCCCCGGCTTTTCCGAGCTCATGAAATTCGTCGTGGAGGATGAAGGCTTCAAGGGCGTCCTTTTTCCGCTCGAGGAAAACTTCCTACAGTGGGTGGACAAGGAAAAACCCTCCGCAATCATCATGGATCTGGCCCTCAACCGGCTCAGCGGCTTCGATCTGATCCGGGAGCTCAAAGACCATTCGAAACACAAGTCGGTCCCCGTCATCGTCATTACGGGCCGCGATCTGGATGTGAAGGACATCGCGACGCTCAAGATGCACGGAATCCCCTATTTGCGAAAGGGGCGCGTCGACATGCACGAAATCCACCAAACGATACGAAATGTGGTCCTGAATACGGATTCGTAG
- the rplU gene encoding 50S ribosomal protein L21, giving the protein MFAVVDISGQQMKVSPAERVHVPRLSNEVGSTVKFDRVLLVSDETGVKIGNPFVKSASIEAKVLGHVKDDTVIVFKKKRRKGYRVRRGHRQQYTEIEITGIA; this is encoded by the coding sequence ATGTTTGCGGTCGTCGATATCTCAGGGCAGCAGATGAAGGTGAGCCCCGCTGAACGGGTCCACGTTCCAAGACTTTCGAACGAAGTGGGGAGCACGGTGAAGTTCGACCGCGTTCTGCTCGTCTCCGATGAGACGGGCGTGAAAATCGGCAATCCTTTCGTCAAGAGCGCCTCCATCGAGGCGAAGGTCCTCGGCCACGTAAAGGACGATACGGTCATCGTGTTCAAGAAAAAGCGGCGCAAGGGTTATCGCGTCCGCCGCGGTCACCGGCAGCAGTACACCGAAATCGAAATCACCGGCATCGCATAA